The following proteins are encoded in a genomic region of Candidatus Glassbacteria bacterium:
- a CDS encoding SIS domain-containing protein, with protein sequence MAPENGNLTEFLREADSQPEALADLIEFYRTEGAPLLTRWRELLAKYSRVEFIGMGTSEIAPLLIRSSLASAGIGVSIVDAGEYVHYHNADPAEGTLSVLISQSGESAETKKATAALAGQGAPVAVIVNDEDSSMAAAAKLVLPLKAGDENSISSKTYLNTLSVLHLMAGGELAELDKVAGTIGRGLDKPAIISAAEHLMPADSIHFIGRGPALCSAGQLALTFMEGAQAHGRAFTGGAFRHGPYEVLGPGHRAVVLAPGGRTVKLCLAMANEMAGAGSHVVLVTDLDEIEPRENLVVLKVKNPVGERTFPLAFARVQAWLLHHVARLRGYEAGFLSRVSKVTDVE encoded by the coding sequence ATGGCGCCTGAAAACGGAAATCTTACCGAGTTCCTCCGGGAAGCCGACTCCCAGCCGGAAGCCCTGGCAGACCTGATCGAGTTCTACCGCACAGAGGGAGCGCCGCTGCTTACCCGCTGGCGCGAGTTGCTGGCAAAATATTCGCGAGTGGAATTTATCGGGATGGGCACCAGCGAGATCGCACCCCTGCTGATCCGCTCCAGCCTCGCCTCGGCCGGAATTGGAGTTAGTATTGTCGATGCCGGAGAGTATGTTCATTACCATAACGCTGATCCGGCTGAGGGCACCCTGTCAGTGCTGATCTCCCAGTCCGGCGAAAGCGCGGAAACCAAAAAGGCCACTGCCGCTCTTGCCGGACAGGGCGCTCCCGTAGCAGTGATCGTCAACGACGAGGACAGCTCGATGGCCGCCGCGGCTAAGCTGGTGCTGCCGCTCAAGGCCGGCGACGAGAACTCGATATCCAGCAAGACCTACCTCAACACCCTGTCCGTGCTCCATCTGATGGCCGGCGGAGAGCTGGCCGAGCTGGATAAAGTCGCCGGCACGATTGGCCGCGGTCTCGATAAACCGGCGATAATCAGCGCCGCAGAACACCTGATGCCCGCAGACAGTATCCATTTCATCGGCCGCGGTCCGGCGCTGTGCTCGGCCGGCCAGCTCGCGCTGACATTCATGGAAGGGGCGCAGGCCCATGGCAGGGCGTTTACCGGCGGCGCGTTCCGTCACGGCCCCTACGAGGTCCTGGGACCCGGCCACCGGGCCGTAGTCCTGGCCCCCGGCGGCAGGACTGTCAAACTCTGCCTGGCGATGGCGAACGAGATGGCCGGCGCCGGCAGCCACGTCGTGCTGGTAACCGACCTGGATGAAATCGAGCCGCGGGAAAACCTGGTGGTGCTCAAGGTGAAAAACCCGGTCGGCGAGCGGACTTTTCCGCTTGCATTCGCCAGGGTGCAGGCCTGGCTGCTGCATCACGTGGCACGCCTGAGAGGATACGAGGCCGGCTTTTTAAGCAGGGTCAGCAAGGTTACGGATGTGGAGTGA